The window AGTGCGCAGGCAGGGGCTGAGATCAAGATATATTCAGTTTATGAACACTATTGCGAGCAAACCAGTCAAGATCAGGATACCTGAAGAGGAGTACAGCAAGGGCAAAAGCGCAAGGATTACACCTATACCGCTGATAACGGAGAAGCATCAGGAGGAGATTGAGCTCACACCGCTCAAGGATCCTTACTCCTTTGCAAGGATAAAATACGACACCGCACTCAACGAATACATATACGAGCTTATTGAGCCGCCGCTCTCGATTGACGAAAGGGGTGTGCTTACAAAGCTGAAGGAAGCGCTCATTACATCGATCAACATGAGCAGACTTGAGGAGAAGGAGGAAAGAGAGAAGTTGCTCAAGAAGGCAACGCTGGAGATCATGCGTGCACTTGACATTTCGCTCAATCCCCTTTCCATGGACAGAGTCTTCTACTATCTCAGCAGAGATCTGACCGGGCTGGGTAACATAGAGGGAGTCATGCTTGACAGCAACGTCGAGGATGTCTCATGCGACGGCGTAAACATACCCATCTTTATCTTTCACAGAAAGTACGGCTCCATAAGGTCGAACATAAGATTCGAGCGCGAGCCGGATCTGGATGCTTTTGTCGTCTGGCTCGCACAGCGCTCCGGAAAAACAATATCCGTGGCAAACCCGATGCTCGACGCAACGCTGCCTGACGGTTCTAGGCTCAATGCGACACTTGGAAAGCATGTGACGAAGAAGGGTTCGTCTTTTACGATAAGAAGGTTCAAGGATGATCCGTTCACACCTATTGACCTTGTGCGATTCAAAACAATGAGCATAGACATGATGGCCTATCTGTGGCTGTGCATCGAATACGGCAGTTCCATGATGGTCTGCGGCGGCACGGCAAGCGGAAAAACAACCACGCTGAACGCAGTACTCCTGTTCATTCCGCCACAGATGAAGATCATAAGTATTGAAGACACACGTGAGCTCAACCTGCCTCACGAAAACTGGATAGCGTCCGTGACAAGGGAGGGTTTCAGCGGAAAGTCATCCGGACAGATGGCCGGGGCCGTAGACATGTTCGACCTGCTCACAGCGGCAATGAGGCAGAGGCCGCAGTACCTGATGGTAGGTGAAGTCAGAGGCAAGGAGGCCTACGTGGTGTTCCAGGCAATGGCCACAGGCACGATAGCATATTCCACATTTCACGCGGACGACCTTGGCTCCATGATACACAGGATGGAAAGCGAGCCAATCAACCTGCCGAGATCGCTCATGACTGCATTGAACATAATGCTGCTGCAGGGGCAGGTCAAGGTGGGCACAAAGATGACCAGGAGGGTAAAGTCGCTCACAGAAATAGTGGGCCTTGACCCCGAGACCAACGAGATCATATACAACTCGGTATTCACATGGAACCCCGCTGACGACCGCTTCCATTTCTCCGGCCACAGCTACATATTCGAGAAAATCAGGCTCTCAAAAGGATGGACGCCGCGGCAGATGGAGAACGAAATGCGCCGCAGGGTAATCATACTCGAGTATATGCGCAAGAAGAACTTCAACAACTATCAGAAAGTGGCGGGACTCATATCCGCCTATTACAGGGACCCGGAGAAGAGCACGGCGGCTGTGGAGAAGGAACTTGGCGTGATGGAAACGAGTGCCGCTCCA is drawn from Candidatus Sysuiplasma acidicola and contains these coding sequences:
- a CDS encoding type II/IV secretion system ATPase subunit, giving the protein MAVAQDDTKSEEQKVRRQGLRSRYIQFMNTIASKPVKIRIPEEEYSKGKSARITPIPLITEKHQEEIELTPLKDPYSFARIKYDTALNEYIYELIEPPLSIDERGVLTKLKEALITSINMSRLEEKEEREKLLKKATLEIMRALDISLNPLSMDRVFYYLSRDLTGLGNIEGVMLDSNVEDVSCDGVNIPIFIFHRKYGSIRSNIRFEREPDLDAFVVWLAQRSGKTISVANPMLDATLPDGSRLNATLGKHVTKKGSSFTIRRFKDDPFTPIDLVRFKTMSIDMMAYLWLCIEYGSSMMVCGGTASGKTTTLNAVLLFIPPQMKIISIEDTRELNLPHENWIASVTREGFSGKSSGQMAGAVDMFDLLTAAMRQRPQYLMVGEVRGKEAYVVFQAMATGTIAYSTFHADDLGSMIHRMESEPINLPRSLMTALNIMLLQGQVKVGTKMTRRVKSLTEIVGLDPETNEIIYNSVFTWNPADDRFHFSGHSYIFEKIRLSKGWTPRQMENEMRRRVIILEYMRKKNFNNYQKVAGLISAYYRDPEKSTAAVEKELGVMETSAAPQPVVQQKA